One region of Clostridiales bacterium genomic DNA includes:
- the thrS gene encoding threonine--tRNA ligase, which produces MDDQYTFENKTYRDTYRHTTSHILAQAMKRLYPEVKLAIGPAIEDGFYYDFDSPQPFTPEVLEKLEAEMRKICKEKLRLERFELPRAEALKFMEERDEPYKVELINDLPEDAVISFYRQGEFVDLCAGPHLDSTGRVKGNAIKLTSVTGAYWRGDSNRKMLQRIYGTCFPKKEELDAYLARIEEAKKRDHRKLGKELGLFTFMDEGPGFPFFLPNGMVLKNQLIDYWREIHKKAGYVEISTPIMLNQDLWHRSGHWDHYKDNMYTTVIDDVPFALKPMNCPGGMLVYKSQPHSYRDLPLRVGELGIVHRHELSGALHGLFRVRCFTQDDAHIFMTPDQVKDEIKGVAKLIDDVYSLFGFKYHMELSTMPEDHIGTDEQWEVATNGLVSALNELGKPYVINEGDGAFYGPKIDFHLEDSLGRTWQCGTIQLDMQMPERFDLEYVGADGEKHRPVMIHRVCFGSIERFIGILTEHYAGAFPLWLAPVQVKVMPITDRTNNYAKHVADRLEKAGLRVETDLRNEKIGYKIREAQSQKIPYMLVLGDKEAENDTISVRTLSGEQSVEGLSDFIARLQADVKSRKS; this is translated from the coding sequence ATGGACGATCAGTACACCTTTGAAAACAAGACCTACAGAGATACCTACCGTCACACCACCAGCCACATTCTCGCCCAGGCCATGAAGCGCCTGTACCCCGAGGTGAAGCTGGCCATCGGCCCGGCCATCGAGGACGGTTTCTATTACGATTTTGACAGCCCCCAGCCGTTCACGCCCGAGGTGCTCGAAAAGCTCGAGGCCGAGATGCGCAAGATCTGCAAGGAAAAGCTGCGTCTCGAGCGCTTTGAGCTCCCGCGCGCCGAAGCGCTGAAGTTCATGGAGGAGCGCGATGAGCCGTACAAGGTCGAGCTCATCAACGACCTGCCGGAGGATGCCGTCATCTCCTTCTACCGTCAGGGCGAATTCGTCGACCTCTGCGCCGGTCCGCATCTGGACTCCACCGGTCGCGTCAAGGGCAATGCCATCAAGCTCACGAGCGTCACCGGCGCCTACTGGCGCGGCGACAGCAACCGCAAGATGCTCCAGCGCATTTACGGCACCTGCTTCCCGAAGAAGGAGGAGCTCGATGCGTATCTGGCCCGCATCGAAGAGGCCAAGAAGCGCGACCACCGCAAGCTCGGCAAGGAGCTCGGCCTGTTCACGTTCATGGACGAGGGCCCGGGCTTCCCGTTCTTCCTGCCCAACGGCATGGTGCTCAAAAACCAGCTCATCGACTACTGGCGCGAGATCCATAAGAAGGCCGGCTATGTCGAGATCTCGACGCCGATCATGCTCAACCAGGATCTCTGGCACCGCAGCGGCCACTGGGATCACTATAAAGATAATATGTATACGACCGTCATCGACGATGTGCCGTTCGCGCTCAAGCCGATGAACTGCCCTGGCGGTATGCTGGTCTATAAGTCCCAGCCGCACTCCTACCGTGACCTGCCGCTGCGTGTCGGCGAGCTCGGCATCGTGCACCGCCATGAGCTGTCCGGCGCCCTGCACGGCCTGTTCCGCGTCCGCTGCTTCACGCAGGACGATGCGCACATCTTCATGACGCCCGATCAGGTCAAGGACGAGATCAAGGGCGTGGCCAAGCTCATCGACGATGTGTACTCGCTCTTCGGCTTCAAGTACCACATGGAGCTGTCCACCATGCCGGAGGATCACATCGGCACGGACGAGCAGTGGGAGGTTGCGACAAACGGCCTCGTCTCCGCGCTCAACGAGCTTGGCAAGCCCTATGTCATCAACGAGGGCGACGGTGCGTTCTACGGCCCGAAGATCGACTTCCATCTGGAAGACAGCCTCGGCCGCACCTGGCAGTGCGGCACGATCCAGCTGGATATGCAGATGCCCGAGCGCTTTGACCTTGAGTATGTCGGCGCTGATGGCGAGAAGCACCGCCCCGTCATGATCCACCGCGTGTGCTTCGGCTCCATCGAGCGTTTCATCGGCATCCTCACCGAGCATTACGCCGGCGCGTTCCCGCTGTGGCTCGCGCCCGTGCAGGTCAAGGTCATGCCCATCACCGACCGCACGAACAACTACGCCAAGCACGTTGCCGACCGTCTGGAGAAGGCTGGCCTGCGCGTCGAGACCGACCTGCGCAACGAGAAGATCGGCTACAAGATCCGCGAGGCGCAGAGCCAGAAGATCCCGTACATGCTCGTCCTCGGCGATAAGGAAGCGGAAAACGACACCATCTCCGTGCGCACCCTCTCCGGCGAGCAGAGCGTTGAGGGCCTCTCGGACTTCATCGCGCGCCTGCAGGCGGATGTCAAGTCGCGCAAAAGCTGA
- a CDS encoding PF20097 family protein, with the protein MTIGDKCPYCGRELLSGYLQSARQIIWSQEEKSISFRADEDGDLVVSHGIWEGSFADCRYCADCGIFLLERPAQPPKFGERLHGKFGRLRGGDTTE; encoded by the coding sequence ATGACCATAGGCGACAAATGCCCCTACTGCGGCAGGGAATTGCTCTCCGGCTATCTGCAGAGCGCGCGGCAGATCATCTGGAGTCAGGAGGAAAAGTCCATATCCTTTCGCGCGGACGAGGACGGCGATCTCGTGGTGAGCCACGGGATCTGGGAAGGCAGCTTTGCCGACTGCCGGTACTGTGCAGACTGCGGCATCTTCCTGCTGGAGCGCCCCGCGCAGCCGCCGAAATTCGGCGAGCGTCTGCACGGGAAATTCGGCCGCCTGCGCGGCGGCGACACAACGGAATAA
- the ychF gene encoding redox-regulated ATPase YchF yields MKLGIVGLPNVGKSTLFNAITNAGAEVANYAFCTINPNVGMVSVPDARLDYLAEMYQPKKKTPAVIEFVDIAGLVKGASKGEGLGNKFLSNIRATDAIVHVVRCFDDENVMHVEGSTDPLRDIEIIDLELIMADIEMVQRRIDKAAKAGKSGDKACLHEADVFRGLLEHLNDGKSARTYDCSDEDRALLETSDLLSIKPVIYAANLDENTFAAGYEDCRYYQQVRDLAASQGAQVLPICAKVEQEIGELEPDERAMFLEELGIEESGLDRLIQCSYSLLGLISFLTCGSDECRAWTITRGTKAPQAAGKIHSDFERGFIRAEIVAFDDLKACGSMAVAKEKGLVRSEGKDYVMHDGDVTLFRFNV; encoded by the coding sequence ATGAAACTCGGTATCGTCGGCCTGCCGAACGTCGGCAAGTCCACGCTGTTCAACGCCATTACGAACGCGGGCGCGGAAGTCGCCAACTATGCGTTCTGCACCATCAACCCGAACGTCGGCATGGTCTCCGTGCCGGATGCGCGGCTGGATTATCTGGCTGAGATGTATCAGCCGAAGAAAAAGACCCCCGCGGTGATCGAGTTTGTCGACATCGCCGGCCTCGTCAAGGGCGCGTCCAAGGGCGAGGGCCTCGGCAACAAGTTTTTGTCCAACATCCGCGCCACGGATGCGATCGTGCACGTCGTGCGCTGCTTTGACGATGAAAACGTCATGCACGTCGAGGGTTCGACCGACCCGCTGCGCGACATTGAGATCATCGACCTCGAGCTCATCATGGCGGACATCGAGATGGTCCAGCGCCGCATCGACAAGGCGGCCAAGGCCGGCAAGAGCGGCGACAAGGCCTGCCTGCACGAGGCGGATGTGTTCCGCGGCCTGCTCGAGCATCTCAACGACGGCAAGAGCGCCCGCACCTATGACTGCAGCGACGAGGATCGTGCCCTGCTCGAGACGAGTGACCTGCTGAGCATCAAGCCCGTCATTTACGCCGCCAACCTCGACGAAAATACATTCGCCGCCGGGTATGAAGATTGCAGGTACTATCAGCAGGTGCGCGATCTGGCTGCGTCTCAGGGCGCGCAGGTGCTGCCCATCTGCGCGAAGGTCGAGCAGGAGATCGGCGAGCTCGAGCCCGACGAGCGCGCCATGTTCCTCGAGGAGCTCGGCATCGAAGAGTCCGGCCTCGACCGGCTCATCCAGTGTTCGTACAGCCTGCTGGGGCTCATTTCGTTCCTGACGTGCGGCAGCGATGAGTGCCGCGCCTGGACGATCACGCGCGGCACGAAGGCGCCGCAGGCCGCCGGCAAGATCCACTCGGACTTCGAGCGCGGCTTTATCCGCGCTGAGATCGTCGCGTTCGACGACCTGAAAGCCTGCGGCAGCATGGCCGTCGCCAAGGAGAAAGGCCTCGTCCGCTCCGAGGGCAAGGACTATGTCATGCACGACGGCGACGTGACGCTCTTCCGCTTCAACGTCTGA
- a CDS encoding gamma carbonic anhydrase family protein, whose amino-acid sequence MLYTFGGKAPQVDPTAFVSASAELIGDVIVGPRCYIGPYAVIRADASRIVLEEEVAVEDGVIIHTGGEDPVVTISRRVTIGHGAIIHARVIGPEASIGMGAVLSLCSEIGAGSIVAESALVPQGKIIPPETLVAGVPARPLRELTDKDRTDWRGTKDWYVRMAAQYLDPDNYHPVK is encoded by the coding sequence ATGCTCTATACCTTTGGCGGGAAAGCCCCGCAGGTCGACCCGACAGCGTTCGTCAGTGCGAGCGCGGAGCTCATCGGCGATGTGATTGTCGGCCCGCGCTGCTATATCGGCCCTTATGCCGTCATCCGCGCCGACGCCTCGCGCATCGTCCTCGAGGAGGAGGTCGCGGTCGAGGACGGCGTCATCATCCACACCGGCGGGGAAGATCCCGTCGTGACCATTTCGCGCCGCGTGACCATCGGCCACGGCGCGATCATCCACGCGCGTGTGATCGGGCCGGAGGCCAGCATCGGCATGGGCGCGGTGCTCAGCCTCTGCAGCGAGATCGGCGCGGGCAGCATCGTGGCCGAGTCGGCGCTCGTGCCGCAGGGCAAGATCATTCCGCCGGAGACGCTCGTCGCGGGCGTGCCCGCAAGGCCGCTGCGCGAGCTGACCGACAAAGACCGCACCGACTGGCGCGGGACGAAGGACTGGTACGTGCGCATGGCGGCACAGTATCTCGACCCGGACAACTATCATCCGGTCAAGTGA
- a CDS encoding FAD-dependent oxidoreductase, with the protein MNPAYEPLFTPFSIRNTRIKNRYFMAAMGTVTHNDEDGAYLPDAVDYFVRRAAGGVGLIITGANWVDNNIEVHSPGSFPCPTICPGKYIKAARELTDRVHAFDTKIFVQLTAGLGRSAMPAMIHDRKFVAPSTISNRWNPRIECRELTTEEVERLVEQFGVSAAIAKKCGYDGVEVHAVHEGYLLDCFAMSLFNKRTDKYGGDLNGRLRFAIEIVQKIKQYCGEDFPVILRFSLKSYIKDLRQGAVPGETFTELGRDTDEGLQAARILVDAGYDALDVDAGTYDSWYWAHPPMYFDKGVYLPFAEQVKQVVDVPVLAAGRMDDPDLAAQALRDGRCDMIGLARPLLAEPDYVRKVRNDELALIRPCLCCHEGCFGRAFDGAVGSCAVNPECARERLVGIAPAAEKKRVVVVGGGPAGLEAARVSALRGHDVTLLEASDALGGALKPAGVPHFKQADRDLVAWYAATLAHLGVDVRLNTRADKALLDSLKPQTVFVAEGSTPRTLALPGADGDNVVSALDVLEGKAKAGKSVVIIGAGLVACELALHLVQNGHTVTLLARRKLLRSAKLPAMNELMLRDLLVFHGVHIVEGAALESVDAKGVYYEVEGVPALAEGDTVITAVGMEANHALFDAIRDDYETVLALGDGRRVRNIFGAIWDGYEAARSL; encoded by the coding sequence ATGAACCCCGCATACGAACCGCTGTTTACACCGTTTTCGATCCGCAATACGCGCATTAAAAACCGCTACTTCATGGCCGCCATGGGCACCGTTACGCACAACGATGAGGACGGTGCCTACCTGCCGGACGCCGTGGACTATTTCGTCCGCCGCGCCGCCGGCGGCGTCGGCCTGATCATCACGGGCGCCAACTGGGTGGACAACAACATTGAGGTCCACAGCCCCGGTTCTTTCCCGTGCCCGACGATCTGCCCCGGGAAATACATCAAGGCTGCGCGCGAGCTGACCGACCGCGTGCACGCCTTTGACACCAAGATCTTCGTGCAGCTCACGGCCGGCCTTGGCCGCAGCGCCATGCCCGCCATGATCCATGACCGCAAGTTTGTCGCGCCGAGTACGATCAGCAACCGCTGGAACCCGCGCATCGAGTGCCGCGAGCTGACGACGGAGGAGGTCGAGCGGCTTGTGGAGCAGTTCGGCGTGTCGGCCGCTATCGCCAAAAAGTGCGGATATGACGGCGTTGAGGTGCATGCCGTGCACGAGGGCTATCTGCTCGACTGCTTTGCCATGTCGCTGTTCAACAAGCGCACGGACAAGTACGGCGGCGATCTCAACGGCCGCCTGCGCTTCGCCATCGAGATCGTGCAGAAGATCAAGCAGTACTGCGGCGAGGATTTCCCGGTCATCCTGCGCTTTTCGCTCAAGAGCTATATCAAGGATCTGCGTCAGGGCGCGGTGCCGGGTGAGACGTTCACCGAGCTCGGCCGCGATACAGACGAGGGCCTGCAGGCGGCCAGGATCCTGGTCGATGCGGGCTACGACGCGCTCGATGTCGATGCCGGCACCTACGATAGCTGGTACTGGGCGCATCCGCCGATGTACTTTGACAAGGGCGTCTATCTGCCGTTTGCCGAGCAGGTCAAGCAGGTCGTGGACGTGCCTGTGCTGGCTGCCGGACGCATGGACGATCCGGATCTGGCGGCGCAGGCGCTGCGAGACGGCCGCTGCGACATGATCGGTCTGGCGCGTCCGCTCCTGGCCGAGCCTGACTACGTCCGCAAGGTGCGCAACGACGAGCTCGCGCTCATCCGTCCGTGCCTGTGCTGCCACGAGGGCTGCTTCGGCCGCGCGTTTGACGGCGCGGTCGGCTCCTGCGCGGTCAACCCCGAGTGCGCGCGCGAGCGGCTCGTCGGCATCGCGCCCGCAGCGGAGAAAAAGCGCGTGGTCGTTGTCGGCGGCGGGCCTGCCGGCCTGGAGGCGGCGCGCGTGAGCGCGCTGCGCGGCCATGATGTCACGCTGCTCGAAGCGAGCGATGCCCTCGGCGGCGCGCTCAAGCCGGCCGGTGTGCCGCACTTCAAGCAGGCGGATCGTGATCTTGTTGCCTGGTATGCCGCCACGCTTGCGCATCTGGGCGTGGACGTGCGCCTGAATACACGCGCGGATAAGGCGCTGCTCGATTCCCTCAAGCCGCAGACGGTGTTCGTCGCCGAGGGCAGCACGCCCAGAACGCTGGCATTGCCCGGTGCGGACGGAGACAATGTGGTCAGCGCGCTCGACGTGCTCGAGGGCAAGGCGAAAGCCGGCAAGTCGGTCGTCATCATCGGCGCGGGACTCGTCGCCTGCGAACTGGCGCTGCACCTGGTGCAAAACGGCCACACCGTCACGCTGCTCGCCCGGCGCAAGCTCCTGCGCTCGGCCAAGCTGCCGGCCATGAATGAGCTCATGCTGCGCGACCTGCTCGTGTTCCACGGCGTGCACATCGTCGAGGGCGCGGCGCTGGAATCCGTCGATGCCAAGGGCGTTTATTACGAGGTCGAGGGCGTGCCCGCGCTGGCGGAGGGTGACACGGTCATCACAGCGGTCGGCATGGAGGCCAACCATGCGCTCTTTGACGCGATCCGCGATGACTATGAGACCGTGCTCGCGCTCGGCGACGGCCGCCGTGTGCGCAACATCTTCGGCGCCATCTGGGATGGCTACGAGGCGGCACGCAGTCTGTAA
- a CDS encoding gamma carbonic anhydrase family protein — MFYSFHGKCPRVDPTAFVSASAELIGDVTVGPRCYIGPGAVIRGDAAEIILEEEVAVEDGVIIHAGGADKRCLLSRRVTIGHGAIVHARYLGPEASIGMGAVLSLGCAIGAGSVVAESALVPQGKSVPPETLVAGIPAKPLRPLTQADRESWQATKDWYVRLTAAYLDPNHFFPVAPREA; from the coding sequence ATGTTCTATTCGTTTCATGGAAAATGCCCGCGCGTCGATCCCACGGCGTTTGTCAGCGCCAGCGCCGAGCTTATCGGCGATGTGACGGTTGGCCCGCGGTGCTATATCGGTCCCGGCGCCGTGATCCGCGGCGATGCCGCCGAGATCATTCTCGAGGAGGAGGTCGCGGTGGAAGACGGCGTCATCATCCATGCCGGCGGGGCGGACAAGCGCTGCCTGCTGTCCCGGCGTGTGACCATCGGTCACGGGGCGATCGTCCATGCGCGCTATCTCGGCCCGGAGGCCAGCATCGGCATGGGCGCGGTGCTCAGCCTTGGGTGTGCGATCGGTGCCGGCAGCGTCGTGGCGGAGTCCGCGCTCGTGCCGCAGGGCAAGTCCGTTCCGCCGGAGACGCTCGTTGCCGGCATCCCGGCCAAGCCTCTGCGCCCGCTCACGCAGGCGGACCGCGAGAGCTGGCAGGCCACGAAGGACTGGTATGTCCGGCTCACGGCGGCGTACCTGGATCCGAATCATTTCTTTCCCGTTGCACCGCGGGAGGCGTGA
- a CDS encoding nitronate monooxygenase: protein MIRTKLTEMLGIEYPIVQGCMQWISRAPLVAAVSEAGGLGLLSSSTFSSADELQAEIRKIKSMTSKPFAVNLTLMPSLVVPDYAGYIRVCAEEGVKVMETAGRPPKDDMVRAIKDAGMVLIHKCTTVKHALKAQSLGADMVVADGFECAGHPGENDLGTMVLTPRCVEALDIPVICAGGVSTGRQMAAALMLGAEGVYMGTRFLLSEECPVLPAVKNYLVEHANEMETILLLRSFQNSTRMYKSEVAKRVFAKEQAGCEFKDVAEDMAGKTACKMFFENADVENCGVICCGQTSGLIHDVLPVQTIIGQMMHECEATIAKFA, encoded by the coding sequence ATGATCCGTACCAAACTTACCGAAATGCTGGGGATCGAATACCCCATCGTGCAGGGCTGCATGCAGTGGATTTCCCGCGCACCGCTGGTCGCCGCCGTGTCGGAGGCCGGCGGCCTGGGGCTGCTGTCGTCGAGCACGTTTTCCTCGGCCGATGAGCTGCAGGCGGAGATCCGCAAGATCAAGTCCATGACGAGCAAGCCCTTTGCCGTCAACCTCACGCTCATGCCGTCGCTCGTCGTGCCGGACTATGCGGGCTACATCCGCGTCTGCGCCGAAGAGGGCGTCAAGGTCATGGAGACCGCCGGCCGCCCGCCGAAGGACGACATGGTGCGCGCCATCAAGGACGCCGGCATGGTGCTCATCCACAAGTGCACCACCGTCAAGCACGCGCTCAAGGCGCAGTCGCTCGGCGCGGACATGGTCGTCGCCGACGGCTTTGAGTGCGCCGGCCACCCGGGCGAGAACGATCTCGGCACCATGGTGCTCACGCCGCGCTGTGTGGAGGCGCTTGACATTCCGGTCATCTGCGCCGGCGGCGTTTCGACCGGCCGCCAGATGGCAGCCGCGCTCATGCTCGGCGCCGAAGGCGTGTACATGGGCACCCGCTTCCTGCTGTCTGAGGAGTGCCCCGTGCTCCCGGCCGTGAAAAACTACCTCGTCGAGCACGCCAACGAGATGGAGACGATCCTGCTTCTGCGCTCGTTCCAGAACTCCACGCGCATGTATAAGAGCGAAGTCGCCAAGCGCGTCTTTGCCAAGGAGCAGGCCGGCTGCGAATTCAAGGATGTGGCCGAGGACATGGCCGGAAAGACGGCCTGCAAGATGTTCTTCGAGAACGCGGACGTGGAAAACTGCGGCGTCATCTGCTGCGGCCAGACGTCCGGCCTGATCCACGATGTGCTGCCCGTGCAGACCATCATCGGCCAGATGATGCACGAGTGCGAGGCGACCATCGCAAAGTTCGCCTGA
- a CDS encoding AMP-binding protein: protein MREIAQKLSRCSSFGALMDDAFARCPEREAIVYEDWRLTYGDLERYIHQTAHYLRHLGVRKGSRVAILSRNCPEWIIAEFALYQLGAIVVKINWRLTPPEQARMLARNQVSVAFLKAEKPEWGAELERLCADSVRLIRLEPVDGRSALCALVSGEPDTPPDVPVSRDDVACRLHTSGTTGEPKCVVYTHGGMLREIVSMLQVYPYPDGQRYQFIAQLFHSAAIGAHLSLATGGTMVLKDHFALEDYMHTLVSERIESISVVPTVLKWILDETDNGDYDLSHLKTVNYSTCPIPKALLQRAIEKLHCSFYQSYGMTEMGSTVTALLPEDHLRDGGKYLSSVGRPIPGAAVRIVAPDGSDCPAGTAGEIYVRGPGRMLEYLDAPETTHAALVGGWYRTKDMGMLDAQGYLFLSGRADDLIISGGENIYPGEVTNVIMQLCDDVAEVAVYGVPDETWGEHVKASVVLMPGSRLTAEALRQYCRAHMPTFRAPKEIEIVPELPKGATGKVLTAVLRARSVQAS from the coding sequence ATGCGGGAAATTGCTCAGAAGCTTTCACGGTGCAGCAGCTTTGGCGCGCTCATGGATGATGCGTTCGCGCGCTGCCCGGAGCGCGAGGCCATTGTATACGAGGACTGGCGGCTGACCTATGGCGACCTGGAGCGCTACATCCACCAGACGGCGCACTATCTGCGGCACCTCGGCGTGCGCAAGGGCAGCCGGGTCGCGATCCTGTCGCGCAACTGCCCGGAGTGGATCATTGCCGAGTTTGCGCTCTATCAGCTCGGCGCCATTGTGGTCAAGATCAACTGGCGGCTCACGCCGCCGGAGCAGGCGCGCATGCTCGCGCGCAATCAGGTGTCGGTCGCCTTTCTCAAGGCGGAGAAGCCGGAGTGGGGCGCGGAGCTCGAGCGACTGTGCGCGGACAGCGTACGCCTGATCCGGCTGGAGCCGGTCGACGGCCGCTCGGCGCTGTGCGCGCTCGTCAGCGGCGAGCCGGACACGCCGCCGGACGTGCCGGTCTCGCGTGACGATGTCGCCTGCCGCCTGCACACGAGTGGCACGACGGGGGAGCCGAAGTGCGTCGTCTACACGCACGGCGGCATGCTCCGCGAGATCGTGAGCATGCTGCAGGTCTATCCCTACCCGGACGGGCAGCGGTATCAGTTCATTGCGCAGCTGTTCCACTCGGCCGCCATCGGTGCGCACCTGTCGCTTGCGACCGGCGGCACGATGGTGCTCAAGGATCATTTCGCGCTTGAGGATTACATGCACACGCTCGTGTCCGAGCGCATCGAGTCCATCAGTGTCGTGCCGACGGTGCTCAAGTGGATCCTCGACGAGACGGACAACGGGGACTATGATCTCTCGCACCTCAAGACCGTCAACTATTCCACCTGCCCGATCCCGAAGGCGCTGCTGCAGCGCGCGATCGAGAAGCTGCACTGCAGCTTCTATCAGTCCTACGGCATGACGGAAATGGGCAGCACCGTCACAGCGCTGCTGCCGGAAGACCACCTGCGCGACGGCGGTAAGTACCTCTCGTCCGTCGGCCGGCCGATCCCCGGCGCGGCCGTGCGCATCGTCGCGCCGGACGGCAGCGATTGCCCGGCAGGCACCGCGGGTGAGATCTATGTGCGCGGCCCGGGCCGGATGCTGGAATATCTGGATGCGCCCGAGACGACGCACGCGGCGCTGGTCGGCGGCTGGTACCGCACGAAAGACATGGGCATGCTCGACGCGCAGGGGTACCTGTTCCTGAGCGGCCGTGCCGACGATCTCATTATTTCCGGCGGCGAGAACATCTATCCCGGAGAGGTCACCAATGTCATCATGCAGCTTTGCGACGACGTGGCCGAGGTCGCGGTCTACGGCGTGCCGGACGAGACCTGGGGCGAGCACGTGAAAGCGAGCGTTGTGCTCATGCCGGGCAGCCGGCTCACGGCGGAGGCGCTGCGCCAGTATTGCCGCGCGCATATGCCGACGTTCCGCGCGCCGAAGGAGATCGAGATCGTGCCGGAGCTGCCCAAGGGCGCGACCGGAAAAGTGCTCACGGCCGTGCTGCGCGCGCGCAGTGTCCAGGCGAGCTGA
- a CDS encoding CoA transferase produces MNKPLEGLFVVELTTYWAAPSAGEFLRCLGARVVKIETGKAGDSVRYWGRTCGMPIEANENPSFDLFNGGKEFMHMDLNDPEHERVLHNMLAKADVFLTSMRLGGLKKHNLDYDTLKEKYPRLVMAHATGYGCKDGPLSAAPGLDAVAFFAMNGLISDLRLNPDDSPICPPTGMGDLTTGMPLFGAIMTALFARERTGKGDYVSASLYGTGNWVTSAINSGTQYFNPWPRSRFTQSPMGQAFETKDGKFVQIFVNEYERYFPVFCKAFNIEDMLDDERVNTRPALNVNGNCAIIVARCIEEAKKKTADEIMSVLQAGNVPCTVLRGIGDKYKEQEQLDQCLSNGYLGEGTYESGKHYYQPQIPIYMESVGVQNYFAQSKSIGADNDALFAEFSK; encoded by the coding sequence ATGAATAAACCACTCGAAGGTCTTTTCGTCGTGGAGCTGACGACCTATTGGGCCGCCCCCTCCGCAGGTGAGTTTCTGCGCTGCCTCGGCGCCAGAGTCGTCAAGATCGAGACCGGCAAAGCGGGCGACTCGGTTCGCTACTGGGGCCGCACCTGCGGCATGCCGATCGAAGCGAACGAGAACCCCTCGTTCGACCTCTTCAACGGCGGCAAGGAATTCATGCACATGGATCTCAACGATCCCGAGCACGAGCGCGTGCTGCACAACATGCTCGCCAAGGCGGACGTATTCCTGACGAGCATGCGTCTCGGCGGTCTGAAAAAGCACAACCTGGACTATGACACCCTGAAAGAGAAATACCCGCGCCTGGTCATGGCGCACGCCACCGGCTACGGCTGCAAGGACGGCCCGCTGTCCGCTGCCCCCGGCCTGGACGCCGTGGCATTCTTCGCCATGAACGGCCTGATCTCCGACCTGCGCCTGAATCCGGACGACTCCCCGATCTGCCCGCCGACCGGCATGGGCGACCTGACGACCGGCATGCCGCTGTTCGGCGCGATCATGACGGCGCTGTTTGCCCGCGAGCGTACCGGTAAGGGCGATTATGTGTCCGCCTCTCTCTACGGCACCGGCAACTGGGTCACATCCGCGATCAACTCCGGCACGCAGTACTTCAACCCCTGGCCGCGCTCCCGCTTCACGCAGAGCCCCATGGGCCAGGCGTTCGAGACGAAGGACGGCAAGTTCGTGCAGATCTTCGTCAATGAGTACGAGCGCTACTTCCCCGTCTTCTGCAAAGCCTTCAACATCGAGGACATGCTCGACGACGAGCGTGTGAACACGCGCCCGGCGCTGAACGTCAACGGCAACTGTGCCATCATCGTGGCGCGCTGCATCGAGGAAGCAAAGAAAAAGACCGCCGACGAGATCATGAGCGTGCTCCAGGCCGGCAACGTGCCCTGCACCGTGCTGCGCGGCATCGGCGACAAGTACAAAGAGCAGGAGCAGCTCGACCAGTGCCTGTCCAACGGCTACCTCGGCGAGGGCACCTACGAGAGCGGCAAGCACTACTATCAGCCGCAGATCCCGATCTACATGGAGAGCGTCGGCGTGCAGAACTACTTCGCGCAGAGCAAATCCATCGGCGCGGACAACGACGCGCTGTTCGCGGAATTCAGCAAGTAA